In Sporocytophaga myxococcoides, the genomic window CTTTATGATCTGTTATGTCTCCATTAGTTGAAATTGAATTTCCAGCTGCAATATATCCGCCATTAGGCACTGAACACACCTTAACAAGTTTGTCATCATTTGATCCTCCAAATGTTTTATTCCAAATCTTATTGCCAAATGCGTCGATTTCCAAGAGCCAATAATCGCTTGCTCCATTATTTCCATCTGTCACATCTCCATTGTTAGAAAATGTGTTGCTTCCAATGAGATAATTATTTTCCGGAGTTACAATAATATCAATTAGCTCTTCATTTTTGCTACCACCATAGGTTTTATTCCATTGTTGATTACCATTATCATCTACTTTCAAGAGGAAAATATCATATTCTCCATTATTTCCATCGGTAATGTCCCCATCGCTCGACTTTGTAGTGCCTGCTATTATAATTCCTCCATCTACAGCCTGAATCAGATATGAAATTTTGTCGTCCTGAGATCCTCCATAAATTCTCAACCATAGTTGGTTGCCATCGGTATCATATTTTATCAGCTCAATGTTTCCGTTATAATTTATACCGACTATATAGCCATCATTAGTTATTAATGGTTTAATCGCTTGCTTGTTGGCGAGACCATGAGACCATTTCATAATGGGCTGCCCCTTTTTCAATATTGTTACGGGTGCTGGAGATCTATCCTGGCTTTTGCATCCTACTCTGTTTATCGCTTCTGCATAGTAAATTTTGTTATAGGTTAATGGTATCGTAGTATAGGGACTGTTACTGCCTAGTGCTATTCCTCCAGTGGATTGCGTATACCAGTTGATGGCAGAACCTGGAGATGAAGCGTAGATAGTTGCACTTTCTCCACTGCATATGTAATCTCCTTTGCATACCGGCGCATCAGGAATGTTAGAAACGTTAACAGATACCGGCGTCCTAGGTGAGTTTGCACATCCGTATTTTGTAGATTCAACATAATAAGTTTTTGATTGAGTAACAGAACTTAAATAGTATGAGCTTCCTGTGTGGACAGTCAGACCTCCTGTTGGTTGCAGGTACCATTTAAATGTTACACCAGTAGGATTGGTTGCCTTTAAGGTAGCATTTTTACCATATCCGCAAAGGTTGATTACTTTGGCAGCTACAGTGGGTGAAGGTACTACTATATAGGCATAGTGTACATTTACATGCTGAGTCTGAAGATCAGTCCCTGGTTTAATCATTATTTGTGCTCTGTCAAAGGCTTGACTCGCTTTAATGGTAACAATAGCAAATCGTAAGTCAGGAGGGGGGAAGTTGGGGCTTGGGATCAATATTCTTAAGTTAGCATTTGCAGAGGTAATAGCTACCTGGTCGTTGTTATATGTGTTACCAATATAGGTTGCGACAAAAACATTTGAAATGAATGCTACATTTGAAATTTGACTTGAGAAGGAGATCAATATTCTGATACTATCTACAGCCTGACCTGTTACAGGAAATCTAACTTTCTGCTCTGTATTTCCTAATTGAGGAGACATGTTGGTTAAAACTGAAAACGATGTTGTGCTATTGTCTACAGCGTTTCCAGGGTTTGTAACAGAGCAACC contains:
- a CDS encoding T9SS type A sorting domain-containing protein, whose protein sequence is MKKLTLSVSMLLCLIFFSGNVQAQVPCLSANSQTNSVSGICFGCSVTNPGNAVDNSTTSFSVLTNMSPQLGNTEQKVRFPVTGQAVDSIRILISFSSQISNVAFISNVFVATYIGNTYNNDQVAITSANANLRILIPSPNFPPPDLRFAIVTIKASQAFDRAQIMIKPGTDLQTQHVNVHYAYIVVPSPTVAAKVINLCGYGKNATLKATNPTGVTFKWYLQPTGGLTVHTGSSYYLSSVTQSKTYYVESTKYGCANSPRTPVSVNVSNIPDAPVCKGDYICSGESATIYASSPGSAINWYTQSTGGIALGSNSPYTTIPLTYNKIYYAEAINRVGCKSQDRSPAPVTILKKGQPIMKWSHGLANKQAIKPLITNDGYIVGINYNGNIELIKYDTDGNQLWLRIYGGSQDDKISYLIQAVDGGIIIAGTTKSSDGDITDGNNGEYDIFLLKVDDNGNQQWNKTYGGSKNEELIDIIVTPENNYLIGSNTFSNNGDVTDGNNGASDYWLLEIDAFGNKIWNKTFGGSNDDKLVKVCSVPNGGYIAAGNSISTNGDITDHKGAEDFWIVKTNNSGTKQWAKSLGGSKEEELTNVLIMADGTYLLGGMTQSSNGDILNYHGVQDCFVAKLDKSGNKIWAKAYGGSDVEFSYSKVILLPAASGGFTMATVSSSDDGDINASNSFEGLWIFRANSLGIITSSRVYASAVISGDILNISGGGLLVGVATRENITDVTTPPHGPEFLFYDHWIFQTDQYGNIVWDGTYGSSYEDFFGTIQTTPDGGILLTGTGGRFDGDINGPAGFGGAWIYKLKDDAGCGSFRTTSSFESNDVMDATNTAPSLNIAYPNPFSDKLNLKVNLEAEATVAVKIYNEQGLEVSSFNGNYGKGDNEINMNTSELKAGLYLCKIVHSDKTYSLKLVKY